In Xylanibacter ruminicola 23, a single genomic region encodes these proteins:
- a CDS encoding glycoside hydrolase family 43 protein, with protein sequence MYKKANLRLSMTLMAVLTVLPSCSSNDTGSAVAPVPEKPSVPQQEVLTEADPTIFVDTDGTYYLYGTRSNSDTGFYVYRSADMKTWQGPVGNTNGFCLTGATSYGTTGFWAPQVVKRGDTYYMFYTANEQIAVAIATSPKGPFTQQEKKCIATPGKAIDPFVLFDTDGKVYLYHVRLQDGNRIFVAEMTDDLMGIKEETAQECIHASEQWENTAQASWGVTEGPTVLHLGDTYYMFYSANDFRNIDYAVGVATASSPFGPWTKSSQSVINRANIGYYGTGHGDIFKDAQGQWNYVFHTHNSFTEVSPRKTAVVGLSQTSQGFAVTNGTFHYLYKE encoded by the coding sequence ATGTATAAGAAAGCCAATTTAAGATTATCGATGACTCTGATGGCAGTACTTACTGTTTTACCATCATGTAGTTCGAACGACACGGGTAGCGCAGTAGCACCTGTGCCCGAGAAACCATCTGTACCCCAACAGGAAGTGCTGACTGAAGCCGACCCCACCATTTTTGTGGATACCGATGGCACCTATTATTTATATGGTACACGTAGCAACTCGGATACTGGTTTCTATGTATACCGTTCTGCCGATATGAAAACCTGGCAGGGACCGGTTGGTAATACCAATGGGTTCTGCTTAACGGGGGCTACCTCGTATGGTACTACAGGTTTCTGGGCACCACAGGTAGTGAAACGTGGCGATACCTATTATATGTTCTACACAGCCAACGAGCAGATTGCCGTAGCAATAGCCACCTCGCCCAAAGGACCTTTTACCCAGCAGGAGAAAAAGTGCATTGCTACCCCAGGAAAAGCGATCGATCCTTTTGTGCTGTTTGATACCGACGGTAAGGTTTATCTGTATCATGTGCGATTGCAGGATGGCAACCGTATCTTTGTGGCCGAGATGACCGACGACCTGATGGGCATTAAGGAAGAAACAGCCCAGGAGTGTATCCATGCCTCGGAGCAGTGGGAGAATACGGCACAGGCCAGTTGGGGAGTAACCGAGGGTCCTACTGTACTGCATCTTGGCGATACCTATTATATGTTCTACTCGGCTAACGATTTCCGTAATATCGACTATGCCGTTGGTGTGGCTACAGCCTCGTCGCCTTTCGGTCCTTGGACCAAATCATCGCAGTCGGTTATCAATCGTGCCAACATAGGCTATTACGGCACCGGTCATGGTGATATATTTAAGGATGCCCAGGGCCAGTGGAACTACGTGTTCCATACCCATAACAGCTTTACCGAGGTGAGTCCCCGAAAAACAGCCGTTGTAGGATTATCACAGACCAGTCAAGGTTTTGCTGTTACCAATGGCACGTTCCATTACTTATATAAAGAGTAA
- a CDS encoding SusC/RagA family TonB-linked outer membrane protein gives MEKRLITSLVGAAMLMAASPALAERNLALSVHSSTVAATQQQRTVTGTVVDAQGEPLIGVTVKEQGTQNAAVTDMDGRFKLQLSKSDAQVVFTYIGYVDVTARATDNMVVTMKEDRNELNEIVVVGYGTQKKVNLTGSVVSVNLEKEANSRPVTTVAQALQGMAAGLDILQGSGKPGAENFSVNIRGVGTMNDASPLVLVDGMEMSLSDVNPMDIESISILKDAASCAIYGNRGANGVILVTTKSGTEGKVNVTYTGRLSINKPSKLVRFMSNYADYMEMVNEASENIGTAGKYPQSVIDQWRQAEANPNGIAESGYPNYVAYPNTDWYDEIYQTKVMQEHAISLSGKDTRTRYNLGLTYLDNPGMIVRSGEQKYSINLKLISDVTNWLQLGAQVWGTHSDRDRNNVDALSSWEFLKTVPGIYPYYDGKFGGIETSVEDGAAHNPMQLLNGDGDSYYKTTHAYSTAYAQVKFLKDFTFKSTFGYDYYNARHKYTDGQNESYSFSRNEVVASPAALEALSSYMYYHHYYNWKITNTLNWAHTFAQKHDVGALVGFEEGKNSDGNTDVKKMGMIDATLTDLNTLTSEEYTRGNFTGYTYRSWFGRLNYAYDSRYLLEANFRYDGSSRFSPDNRWGFFPSASAGWRISEEAFAKNSFLSVFDNLKLRASYGKLGNSSVDNYAYQSWYETGYTTMGGKKVPRFYLKNLPNMNVTWETTKTFNLGLDFSTLGGRLSGVIDYYDKQTSGILYRPSIGLIFGDKVAPLQNLAGVSNRGLEMTFRWEDKIGDVTYGVAVNGSFNKNKVTDYKGGIIQGWGADPNNPDPNVYYSNLGEVSSGGTQRLVEGHMMNEFYVYPIYSGNGTYYDANGVVNPNGGPRDGMIRTPEDLKWVQDMIAAGYSFEPQHAVTQNAIWYGEYIYADTNGDKVYGGSHDQQFMGESNVPKFTFGMQMHAEWKGIDLSMNWGGATGFSTYWREIGQNSSNVVFGLSIPQWIADDHYFYDPNNPNDPRTNITSKNPRMSLENPSMSDALDNTFHLYSCDYLKLRNLTIGYTLPKSISRKIYAENLRVYFSGENLWTITSFPGLDPEMRSGEGYATMRQLSFGLNVTF, from the coding sequence ATGGAAAAAAGATTAATTACCTCGTTGGTAGGCGCAGCTATGCTGATGGCAGCTTCGCCAGCTTTAGCCGAACGAAATCTGGCCTTATCGGTTCATTCCAGTACTGTAGCAGCCACTCAGCAGCAACGTACTGTTACTGGTACGGTGGTTGATGCACAGGGTGAACCCCTGATTGGCGTTACCGTTAAGGAACAGGGCACGCAGAATGCCGCTGTTACCGATATGGACGGACGTTTTAAACTGCAGCTCAGTAAGAGCGATGCACAAGTGGTGTTTACCTATATCGGTTACGTAGATGTGACTGCTCGTGCAACCGATAACATGGTAGTAACCATGAAGGAAGACCGCAACGAACTGAACGAGATAGTAGTAGTGGGTTACGGTACCCAGAAAAAGGTGAACCTGACAGGTTCGGTGGTATCGGTAAACCTTGAGAAGGAAGCCAACTCGCGTCCTGTTACCACTGTGGCCCAGGCATTGCAGGGCATGGCTGCCGGTCTTGATATCCTGCAGGGCTCAGGTAAGCCCGGCGCCGAGAACTTCTCGGTAAACATCCGTGGTGTGGGAACCATGAACGATGCCAGTCCGCTGGTATTGGTAGATGGTATGGAGATGAGTCTCTCGGATGTGAACCCCATGGATATCGAGAGTATCTCGATCCTGAAGGATGCTGCATCGTGTGCCATCTATGGTAACCGTGGTGCTAACGGCGTTATCCTGGTTACAACCAAGAGTGGTACCGAGGGTAAGGTGAATGTAACCTATACCGGAAGGTTGTCGATTAACAAACCGTCAAAGCTGGTTCGCTTTATGTCGAATTATGCCGACTATATGGAGATGGTGAACGAGGCCAGCGAGAATATCGGTACAGCCGGAAAATATCCACAAAGCGTGATTGACCAGTGGCGTCAGGCTGAGGCTAATCCTAATGGCATTGCCGAGTCGGGCTATCCCAACTACGTGGCTTATCCTAATACCGACTGGTATGATGAAATTTACCAGACCAAGGTAATGCAGGAGCACGCTATCTCTTTGTCGGGTAAGGACACCCGCACACGTTATAACCTTGGATTAACCTATCTCGATAACCCTGGTATGATTGTTCGTTCGGGCGAGCAGAAGTACTCTATCAACCTGAAGCTGATTTCGGATGTAACTAACTGGTTACAGCTGGGTGCTCAGGTATGGGGTACACACAGCGATCGCGACCGTAACAACGTGGATGCCCTATCGAGCTGGGAGTTCCTGAAGACCGTGCCTGGTATCTATCCTTATTACGATGGTAAGTTTGGTGGTATCGAGACATCGGTTGAGGATGGTGCTGCCCACAACCCCATGCAACTGTTGAATGGCGATGGCGACAGTTACTATAAGACTACCCACGCTTACAGTACCGCCTATGCTCAGGTGAAGTTCCTGAAGGATTTTACCTTCAAGTCAACCTTTGGTTACGACTACTACAATGCCCGTCATAAGTACACCGACGGACAGAACGAGAGCTATAGCTTCAGTCGTAACGAGGTGGTGGCATCGCCTGCTGCACTCGAGGCCCTCTCAAGCTATATGTACTATCACCACTACTATAACTGGAAGATTACCAATACCCTGAACTGGGCCCACACCTTTGCCCAGAAGCACGATGTAGGTGCGTTGGTAGGTTTCGAGGAAGGTAAGAACAGCGATGGTAATACCGATGTGAAGAAGATGGGTATGATTGATGCCACACTGACCGACCTGAATACCCTGACATCGGAGGAGTACACACGTGGTAACTTTACCGGTTATACCTATCGTTCTTGGTTCGGTCGTTTGAACTATGCCTACGATTCACGTTACCTGTTAGAGGCTAACTTCCGTTATGATGGCTCGTCGCGTTTCTCACCCGATAACCGTTGGGGCTTCTTCCCCTCTGCATCGGCAGGCTGGCGTATCAGCGAGGAGGCTTTTGCCAAGAACTCATTCCTCAGCGTATTCGATAACCTGAAGCTGCGCGCCTCTTATGGTAAGCTGGGTAACTCATCGGTTGATAACTATGCTTATCAGTCGTGGTACGAAACAGGTTACACCACCATGGGTGGCAAGAAGGTGCCTCGTTTCTACCTGAAGAACCTGCCTAACATGAACGTAACTTGGGAGACTACCAAGACCTTCAACCTGGGTCTCGACTTCAGTACCCTCGGTGGTCGTCTGTCGGGTGTTATCGACTACTACGACAAGCAGACCTCTGGTATCCTCTACCGTCCGTCTATCGGACTGATCTTCGGTGATAAGGTGGCTCCATTGCAGAATCTGGCTGGTGTTAGCAACCGCGGTTTGGAGATGACCTTCCGTTGGGAGGATAAGATTGGCGATGTAACCTATGGTGTGGCTGTTAACGGCTCGTTCAACAAGAACAAGGTAACCGACTATAAGGGTGGCATCATTCAGGGATGGGGTGCCGATCCTAACAATCCCGATCCTAACGTGTACTACTCTAACCTTGGTGAGGTTTCATCGGGTGGTACCCAGCGCCTGGTTGAGGGCCACATGATGAACGAGTTCTATGTATATCCTATCTATAGCGGTAACGGAACCTATTACGATGCCAACGGTGTGGTTAACCCCAATGGTGGTCCACGCGATGGTATGATCCGTACGCCCGAAGACCTGAAGTGGGTACAGGATATGATTGCTGCCGGCTACTCGTTTGAGCCACAGCACGCTGTTACCCAGAATGCTATCTGGTATGGTGAGTATATCTATGCCGATACCAATGGCGATAAGGTTTATGGTGGCAGTCACGACCAACAGTTCATGGGCGAGTCGAACGTTCCTAAGTTTACCTTCGGTATGCAGATGCATGCAGAGTGGAAGGGTATCGACCTCTCGATGAACTGGGGTGGAGCCACAGGTTTCTCAACCTACTGGCGTGAGATTGGTCAGAACTCATCAAACGTGGTATTTGGTTTGAGCATCCCACAGTGGATTGCCGACGATCACTACTTCTATGATCCCAATAACCCCAACGATCCTCGTACCAACATTACTTCGAAGAATCCACGTATGTCGCTCGAGAATCCAAGTATGAGTGATGCCCTCGACAATACATTCCATCTCTATAGCTGCGATTACCTGAAGCTGCGTAACCTTACTATCGGTTACACATTGCCAAAGAGCATCAGCAGAAAGATCTATGCCGAGAACCTGCGTGTTTACTTCTCGGGCGAGAACCTGTGGACTATCACCAGCTTCCCCGGACTTGATCCTGAGATGCGCTCTGGTGAGGGTTATGCTACCATGCGACAGCTCTCATTCGGACTGAATGTAACATTTTAA
- a CDS encoding RagB/SusD family nutrient uptake outer membrane protein: MEKKIINNMCRSLILAASSIALTACNADFLDTQPSDRVGTDLVWSTYNMADAVVNGAYERFYWEQQGECPDWQNFDAATDVCDLDANWGGYDWARGRCNAGYWGFNDWWKRLYEEIYRTSNVINNLDRCEAMAASERARDIAECKFLRAWAYYRANVLWRGVPIYTEPVEYGEDTKPRNTADEVWQQIIKDCSEAINEPSLPNKYATSDKNYGRVTKACAYYLRGQVYMWLKDWDKAAADFTAITTMGFQLFPDYKNMFKAANERNDEYIFQYQYTDEEGMGSLLGRTHGNRNTYTADGFGCWNNLIPNPYFVDSYEYADGKPFNMDEVFPGYSKMDPKARSVYFLRDGLDPNAASDKLKAGYQQMVTYGADMSQYDKDGNEARILAIYQNRDPRMLMNFITPYSTYKGGSTADCWDYTLRWPYIGSDNAAPYDLRTDTNDRFYYLWRKFVPEGRETKNGLNSDIDTPIFRYAGALISLAEALNEQGKTDEAVKYINMVRARIPGLALLNSNEYTKVTGQDNMRERIRNEYGWELCGEGQLYWKQLRWDTWLDRKLGTNRALVSDPSQLNGANGMTEIWGTKRYTNNYIGEHVKLFAVPQGELERNPNLTQNPGW; this comes from the coding sequence ATGGAAAAGAAAATAATTAATAATATGTGTCGCAGTCTTATCTTGGCTGCATCGAGTATCGCACTCACGGCTTGTAATGCCGATTTCCTGGATACTCAACCTTCCGACCGTGTAGGTACCGACTTGGTATGGAGTACCTATAACATGGCTGATGCCGTGGTGAATGGTGCCTACGAACGTTTCTACTGGGAGCAGCAGGGCGAATGCCCCGACTGGCAGAACTTTGATGCTGCTACCGATGTTTGCGACCTGGATGCTAACTGGGGTGGTTACGATTGGGCCCGTGGCCGTTGTAATGCCGGTTACTGGGGATTCAACGACTGGTGGAAGCGCTTGTATGAGGAGATTTATCGTACCAGCAACGTGATTAATAATCTGGATAGATGCGAGGCCATGGCGGCCAGCGAGCGTGCCCGTGATATTGCCGAGTGTAAGTTCCTGCGTGCCTGGGCTTACTATCGTGCCAACGTGCTGTGGCGTGGTGTGCCCATCTACACCGAACCTGTAGAGTATGGCGAGGACACCAAGCCCCGTAACACTGCCGATGAGGTATGGCAGCAGATTATCAAGGATTGCTCTGAGGCTATCAACGAGCCCAGTCTGCCAAATAAGTACGCCACCTCTGATAAGAACTACGGTCGTGTAACCAAGGCTTGTGCTTACTATCTGCGTGGTCAGGTTTACATGTGGCTGAAGGACTGGGATAAGGCAGCTGCCGATTTCACTGCCATCACCACCATGGGCTTCCAGTTGTTCCCCGACTATAAGAATATGTTCAAGGCTGCCAATGAGCGCAACGATGAGTATATCTTCCAGTATCAGTACACCGACGAGGAGGGTATGGGCTCGCTGTTAGGTCGTACACATGGTAACCGTAATACTTATACCGCCGATGGTTTTGGTTGCTGGAACAACCTGATTCCTAATCCTTACTTTGTAGATTCTTACGAGTATGCCGATGGTAAGCCATTCAATATGGACGAGGTGTTCCCTGGTTACTCAAAGATGGATCCTAAGGCCCGTTCGGTTTACTTCCTGCGTGATGGTCTTGATCCAAATGCTGCCAGCGATAAGCTGAAGGCCGGCTACCAGCAGATGGTAACCTACGGTGCCGACATGAGTCAGTACGATAAGGATGGTAACGAGGCCCGCATTCTGGCTATCTATCAGAACCGCGACCCCCGTATGCTGATGAACTTCATCACCCCGTACTCTACTTATAAAGGTGGTTCAACTGCCGACTGCTGGGATTATACCCTGCGTTGGCCTTACATTGGATCGGATAATGCTGCTCCTTACGACCTGCGTACCGATACCAACGACCGCTTCTACTACCTGTGGCGTAAGTTTGTGCCCGAGGGTCGTGAAACCAAGAACGGCTTGAACAGTGATATCGATACACCTATCTTCCGTTATGCCGGTGCACTCATCTCTTTGGCTGAGGCTCTGAACGAGCAGGGAAAGACCGATGAGGCCGTGAAATACATCAATATGGTTCGTGCCCGTATTCCTGGATTGGCTCTGCTTAATAGCAACGAGTACACCAAGGTAACTGGTCAGGACAACATGCGTGAGCGTATCCGTAACGAGTATGGCTGGGAGCTTTGTGGCGAGGGCCAGCTCTACTGGAAGCAGCTGCGTTGGGATACATGGCTCGATCGTAAGTTGGGCACCAACCGCGCACTGGTTAGCGATCCTTCACAGCTGAATGGTGCTAATGGTATGACCGAAATCTGGGGTACCAAACGCTACACCAATAACTATATTGGCGAGCACGTAAAACTGTTTGCTGTGCCACAGGGCGAACTGGAGCGTAATCCTAATCTCACACAAAATCCTGGTTGGTAA
- a CDS encoding family 43 glycosylhydrolase, whose amino-acid sequence MPILGCSSSDDGGHSQDNKPIPVVQKYRNPIIATSLPDPSIVKSPDGVFYLFATEDIRNLPIYRSTDLLKWQYVGTAFTDESRPKWNPGGGIWAPDINYVDGKYMLYYSKSTWGGEWTCGLGVASATQPQGPYTDHGALFISEDIGIQNCIDPFYIEDGGKKYLFWGSFHGIYGVELSADGLTLKPGAKPVQIAGNQMEATYIHHRDGYYYLFGSNGSCCEGNNSTYQVIYGRSENLFGPYVTKDGKRMLDGAFDVLLHGSNNVAGPGHNSEFVTDDAGQDWMIYHGYMRSDPDAGRQVLMDRVEWVNGWPLIAGSQSSVESSYPTFNCK is encoded by the coding sequence ATGCCTATTCTGGGTTGCTCATCGTCGGACGACGGTGGGCACTCTCAGGATAACAAACCTATCCCTGTTGTTCAGAAGTATCGTAATCCTATCATTGCAACCTCGTTGCCCGATCCCTCTATAGTAAAGTCGCCCGATGGCGTGTTCTATCTCTTTGCTACCGAGGATATCCGCAACCTGCCTATCTATCGTTCTACCGATTTGCTGAAGTGGCAGTATGTGGGTACGGCTTTTACTGATGAGAGTCGCCCCAAGTGGAATCCTGGTGGTGGTATCTGGGCACCCGATATAAATTATGTTGATGGAAAATATATGCTCTATTACTCTAAGTCGACTTGGGGTGGTGAGTGGACTTGCGGTTTAGGTGTTGCTTCGGCCACCCAACCGCAGGGACCTTACACCGATCATGGTGCACTGTTTATCAGCGAGGATATCGGCATACAGAACTGTATCGATCCCTTCTATATCGAGGATGGTGGTAAGAAGTATCTGTTCTGGGGCTCGTTCCATGGTATCTATGGTGTAGAGTTGAGTGCCGACGGACTCACGCTTAAGCCCGGTGCCAAGCCTGTACAGATAGCTGGCAACCAGATGGAGGCTACTTATATCCACCATCGCGATGGCTATTACTATCTGTTTGGATCAAACGGCTCGTGCTGCGAGGGCAACAACAGTACCTATCAGGTTATCTACGGACGCTCTGAGAATCTGTTCGGACCGTATGTTACCAAGGATGGCAAGCGTATGTTAGATGGTGCATTCGATGTGCTGTTGCATGGCAGTAACAACGTGGCAGGCCCTGGCCATAATTCCGAGTTTGTTACCGATGATGCCGGTCAGGACTGGATGATATATCATGGTTACATGAGGAGCGATCCCGATGCTGGCAGACAGGTGTTGATGGATCGTGTTGAATGGGTTAATGGCTGGCCTTTGATAGCAGGCAGCCAGTCGTCGGTAGAAAGTAGTTATCCGACGTTTAATTGTAAGTAA